The following DNA comes from Cellulophaga sp. HaHa_2_95.
CAATTGATACATCTTAATGATTTCTGTACTAGTTACGAGATAGAAATAACCTTCATTACCGAGTTATACAATTATGATATTATCGAATTAAAAAGTGTTGATGACCATCAATTCATTCCCTTAGAGGAATTACCTAAAGTAGAAAAGATGGTACGTCTACACCAAGACCTTAACATAAATATTGAAGGGCTAGAGGCAGTGCATCAATTGCTGCAGCGCAACAGCGCCATGCAAGAAGAAATACGTCTTCTCAAGCAGAAACTCAACAGATTGGATGCTATTTAATAATCTTTATTTAGATTTAGAATGATTTTCAAGATGATGTTGTAACAAACTATTCAAATCTGCTAAATACCCCTCAAGCGCATCCTTATCTAAATCTGGGTGCTTTTCTGAGGGTATGGTCACGGGATTTTCATCTAAAAATTGATACAACTCCGGATAATCTGTTTCTATTGTTTTAATGAGCTGAGAAATAGCAGTAAGAACAGTGTGTATTTTTTTCATATTATTTATTTAAATTATTAAGTGATAATTCTTCCATCTTCCATTTGAATGATTCGGTCTGTTTTATTGGCAAAATCTTCATCATGGGTTACGATTAACAGAGACAAATCTTCTTCCTCTTTCAATTGTTTAAAAATGTTAAACACATTATCTGCATTCCGGCTATCTAA
Coding sequences within:
- a CDS encoding chaperone modulator CbpM, which encodes MDTQLIHLNDFCTSYEIEITFITELYNYDIIELKSVDDHQFIPLEELPKVEKMVRLHQDLNINIEGLEAVHQLLQRNSAMQEEIRLLKQKLNRLDAI